The Paraburkholderia caffeinilytica genome segment CTGACAATCGAGAATAAATTTCATACACCCTATTCGCCAACTTCGCGCCGAGTTCGTCCGTGCTAACAACACCTAAAATCTGAACCCCTTTCAATTGGGTACGTCCCAAGTGACGGATCAGTTCGGGAAAGCATGTCTCTTCGGTCTTGCCTTCCACCCATAGAATCGAATCTGCGCCGAAAACGTCCCCGAGCCGCACACCCACATCCGCAAGGGAAGTCCGCAGGTCGTCTTGGCTGTCTGGATCGATAGGCGAAACAGTGCTGCCCGAGGCTTCTCGGCGAACCAAAAACAGTCGATCCGTTTCTGTGGGTGTTAGCGCGACAGGCGAATGTGTCGTGATCACGTATTGATGCTGTGAATAACCGCGCAGTATTTCCAGCAACTTGCGCACGGCCCCAGGATGCAAAAAGCTCTGTGGTTCGTCGATGACAACTACCTTCGGCGAATCAGAAGTGACCACGACATACAGCATCGCGAGCACTTGCCCGATACCTGTGCCACTCTCGTTCAGCGGTACCGCAAGGTCAACTCGTTCAGTGTCGACCGGAACGGTCCATACCAAGATTTGCACAAGTCCGTTTGGAATGACCGGCGCCGTGACTTGCGTGATGTGCGGGAAAATCGTCCGGACGTGAACCATCAAGCGTTCGTAGCGTGCCGGATTCGTCGAGCTCAGTTGGTTAAGCACGTCTGGGAGGTTCGCCGCATTCGGTTCTAGATATTGCTTTGCTCCCACACCGCATTGCCCCACATTCATTCGTTCGGCACGAAACGCATAGGACTGGCTGCGAAGCGAAATTGCGAGGGCATGCGAATAGTCCTGCACTGCGCCACCCTGCTGGCCCTGAAACGAAAGTTCCAAACCTATAGGAAATTTCGTATTTTGGTAATTAGCGTACTGGCCTTGTTCACCGCGAGGCAGAGACGTCAGTCCACCGGATACGGGTTGCTGGTTCGACCAAGACGCAGAAAATTGCCCGCTGGACTCAACGGCGGCATAAACAGCCGTGGTGGTTGAGTCAACCCCCGCTTGCCGCATCGGCACAGTGATGAAGCGCTGACGCGTGAAGTAGGTCTTCAACTCGTCTGGCGACAGAACGTATTTGAGAATGGTTGTCGATACATCGCTTGTCAACGCATCCGGGGTGGGAGCCATTTCTAAGCTCCGATGTGGCTTTGCGGCTTGCATCAAGCTCAAAGCCTCAACTAAAGCACTTTTGCCGGAATCGTTACGGCCCACAAAGACGTTGAATCCCGGAGCGAGCGCGATCTCGCCCGTGTCGAAAAAGCATTTGTAGTTCAGTACCCGGATGCTCGAAATACGCATAACGCATGAATTCCTGTCTATGTTGCCGAACCGGGCCCCTGCTCGTCATCGCCCCGATCAGACCGAGGTTACTCAGCATTTGACAAGCGCGCGCTCGGCTCTCGAATCAGCGTATTTTGCCGGCAAACTTGCCGAAATATGGCCGTAGGGACTTGCGCACTGCGTGCGCGTCGTCGCTCGCTGCCAATCGCAAAACGAA includes the following:
- a CDS encoding AAA family ATPase, with product MRISSIRVLNYKCFFDTGEIALAPGFNVFVGRNDSGKSALVEALSLMQAAKPHRSLEMAPTPDALTSDVSTTILKYVLSPDELKTYFTRQRFITVPMRQAGVDSTTTAVYAAVESSGQFSASWSNQQPVSGGLTSLPRGEQGQYANYQNTKFPIGLELSFQGQQGGAVQDYSHALAISLRSQSYAFRAERMNVGQCGVGAKQYLEPNAANLPDVLNQLSSTNPARYERLMVHVRTIFPHITQVTAPVIPNGLVQILVWTVPVDTERVDLAVPLNESGTGIGQVLAMLYVVVTSDSPKVVVIDEPQSFLHPGAVRKLLEILRGYSQHQYVITTHSPVALTPTETDRLFLVRREASGSTVSPIDPDSQDDLRTSLADVGVRLGDVFGADSILWVEGKTEETCFPELIRHLGRTQLKGVQILGVVSTDELGAKLANRVYEIYSRLSGGATLLPPAVAFVFDREGRSESERTDIDRKSGGLVHWLPLRMYENYLLEPQSIASVMNSADTERATPVTADEVRTWLERQGGQKKYFAALDDLPAFGTTRWKEYVHGAKVLHDLFDEFTEVRLQYDKVKHGLMLTKCLIDQPTVEIRALAEYLSSLVAKQA